One genomic window of Cygnus olor isolate bCygOlo1 chromosome 3, bCygOlo1.pri.v2, whole genome shotgun sequence includes the following:
- the PBK gene encoding lymphokine-activated killer T-cell-originated protein kinase — MEALRSQNNVERKEKPDPGSASVTIPASPFMQKLGYGTGVNVYLMKRSPRGLSRSPWAVKKINPKCNRNQQSLYQQRLNDEAKILKSLQHPNIVGYRAFTEANDGSMCLAMEYGGEKSLGDLIEERNTARLGPFPAATIFKVALSMARGLKYLHNDKKLLHGDIKSSNVVIKGDFEAVKICDVGVSLPLDENMTVSDPEVYYIGTEPWKPKEALQDDGVITDKADIFAFGLTLWEMMTLSVPHLNLGSGTDDEDESFDEDDFDEEAYYAALGTRPALNMEELDPSYQHVIELFSICTSEEPQKRPSAAHIVAALEASLPPQ; from the exons ATGGAAGCCCTCAGGTCCCAAAACAACGTGGAGCGCAAGGAGAAGCCTG atcCGGGCTCGGCTTCCGTCACCATCCCGGCCTCCCCCTTCATGCAGAAGCTCGGGTACGGCACCGGGGTGAACGTCTACCTGATGAAGAG GTCCCCCCGGGGTTTATCTCGCTCCCCGTGGGCTGTGAAGAAAATCAACCCCAAGTGCAACAGGAACCAGCAGAGCCTCTACCAGCAGAGGCTGAACGACGAGGCCAAGATCCTGAAGAGCCTCCAGCACCCGAACATCGTGG GTTACCGCGCCTTCACCGAGGCCAACGACGGAAGCATGTGTCTCGCCATGGAGTACGGAGGGGAAAAATCCCTCGGCGACTTAATCGAGGAAAGGAACACGGCTCGCCTGGGCCCCTTCCCCGCCGCCACCATCTTCAAAGTGGCCCTGAGCATGGCGAGGGGGCTGAAG TATCTTCACAACGACAAGAAGCTGCTCCACGGGGACATCAAGTCTTCAAACGTGGTCATTAAAGGCGACTTCGAAGCCGTGAAGATCTGCGACGTGGGAGTCTCCCTGCCCCTGGACGAGAACATGACGG TGAGCGACCCGGAGGTGTACTACATCGGCACCGAGCCCTGGAAGCCCAAGGAGGCTCTGCAGGACGACGGCGTGATCACCGACAAGGCCGACATCTTCGCTTTCGGGCTGACTCTCTGGGAGATGATGACCCTGTCCGTGCCCCACCTCAACCTGGGCAGCGGCACCGACGACGAAG ATGAGTCCTTTGACGAAGACGACTTCGACGAGGAGGCGTACTACGCAGCCCTGGGAACGCGGCCAGCCCTGAACATGGAGGAGCTGGACCCGTCCTACCAGCACGTGATCGAGCTCTTCTCCATCTGCACCAGTGAGGAGCCGCAGAAGCGCCCCTCGGCCGCTCACATCGTGGCAGCCCTGGAAGCGAGCCTGCCCCCGCAGTGA